Proteins encoded within one genomic window of Bradyrhizobium sp. AZCC 1719:
- a CDS encoding lysylphosphatidylglycerol synthase domain-containing protein, whose translation MLEAIRRATSFLRQKQVLHKLGVLISITVIAVACYVLYHMLRGIDTNEVIDAIKGTEPRRIALAALFVAAGYFTLTFYDWFAVHAIGQHHIPYRINALAAFTSYSIGHNVGASVFTGGAVRYRIYSAWGLNAIDVAKICFLAGLTFWLGNAAVLGLGIAYHPEAAASIDQLPAWLNRVAAFGIIIALVGYVAWVWAQPRGVGRGPWTVTLPGGPLTLLQIAIGIVDLGFCALAMYMLVPDEPDIGFVVVAVIFVSATLLGFASHSPGGLGVFDAAMLVGLWQMDREELLAGMLLFRVLYYIGPFVISVILLTLREIIIGARSKRLRQLASAADPEPRHEAPVYVRERGDTGA comes from the coding sequence ATGCTGGAAGCAATACGCAGGGCAACTTCGTTTCTGCGCCAGAAACAGGTCCTGCATAAGCTCGGGGTCCTTATCAGCATCACGGTCATCGCCGTTGCGTGCTACGTGCTCTATCACATGCTCCGCGGCATCGACACCAACGAGGTGATCGACGCCATCAAGGGCACCGAGCCGCGCCGGATCGCGCTGGCGGCCCTGTTCGTGGCGGCAGGCTATTTCACGCTGACCTTCTATGATTGGTTCGCCGTCCACGCCATCGGCCAGCACCACATACCCTACCGCATCAACGCGCTGGCTGCATTCACCTCCTATTCGATCGGGCACAATGTCGGCGCCAGCGTCTTCACCGGCGGCGCGGTGCGCTACCGGATTTATTCGGCCTGGGGGTTGAACGCGATCGACGTCGCCAAGATCTGCTTCCTGGCCGGACTCACCTTCTGGCTCGGCAATGCCGCGGTATTGGGACTGGGCATCGCCTACCACCCGGAAGCCGCCGCCTCGATCGATCAACTTCCGGCCTGGCTCAACCGCGTTGCGGCGTTCGGAATCATCATCGCCCTGGTCGGCTATGTCGCCTGGGTCTGGGCCCAGCCGCGCGGGGTCGGCCGCGGACCGTGGACGGTCACCCTGCCGGGCGGCCCGCTGACGCTACTGCAGATCGCCATCGGCATCGTCGATCTCGGCTTCTGTGCGCTGGCGATGTACATGCTGGTGCCGGACGAGCCCGATATCGGCTTTGTCGTCGTCGCGGTCATCTTCGTCTCGGCCACGCTGTTGGGATTCGCCAGCCATTCGCCGGGCGGGCTCGGCGTCTTCGATGCCGCCATGCTGGTCGGCCTCTGGCAGATGGACCGGGAGGAACTGCTCGCTGGCATGCTGCTGTTCCGTGTCCTCTATTATATCGGCCCTTTTGTCATATCTGTAATCTTGCTGACGCTTCGGGAGATTATCATCGGCGCGCGATCGAAGCGCCTGCGCCAGTTGGCGTCTGCCGCCGACCCCGAGCCGAGGCATGAGGCCCCCGTCTACGTGCGCGAGCGTGGAGACACCGGCGCCTGA
- a CDS encoding ATP-binding protein, producing the protein MAIDDSNSSSFFAPWPDRLRHSAIILLAAGLALCALVLLADLSLARAVAVFICIAAAALVPWRLHDTVGSREDVRAVSPVESAAVSAVVAGMPDPAVLLDRAGRVIHLNAAAAQLAPALRKNELAQFALRSPEIITALREAIATSEPRRANYLDQVPVDRWMELVITPVPVPTLFGGTERCMLMTFHDQTPLRRVEEMRADFVANASHELRTPLAALSGFIDTLQGPAKDDAKARERFLSIMHAQATRMARLIDDLLSLSRVELSAHVRPEACVDIVPIIRQVADGLEPLARERQVAIEIDLPETPVAIAGDREELLRLFENLIENALKYGASGGRVIVSLNQVASGEGAPEVRVTVRDFGPGIAPEHLPRLTERFYRVDVGDSRAQGGTGLGLSLVKHIVNRHRGRLLIESVPKNGATFTACFPPAKPRPEA; encoded by the coding sequence ATGGCGATAGACGATTCGAACTCCTCCTCCTTCTTTGCACCGTGGCCGGACCGGTTGCGGCATTCGGCCATCATCCTGTTGGCCGCCGGGCTGGCGCTGTGCGCGCTGGTGCTGTTGGCCGATCTCTCGCTGGCGCGTGCGGTAGCGGTCTTCATCTGCATTGCCGCCGCAGCGCTGGTGCCGTGGCGGCTGCATGATACCGTCGGTTCCCGCGAGGATGTCCGCGCCGTCAGTCCGGTTGAATCCGCTGCCGTCAGCGCGGTCGTTGCCGGCATGCCGGACCCGGCCGTGCTGCTCGACCGCGCCGGCCGCGTCATTCATCTCAATGCGGCAGCCGCCCAGCTCGCGCCAGCGCTGCGCAAGAACGAACTCGCCCAGTTCGCGCTGCGCTCTCCCGAGATCATCACCGCATTGCGCGAGGCGATCGCCACCAGCGAGCCGCGCCGCGCCAACTATCTCGATCAGGTGCCGGTCGACCGCTGGATGGAACTGGTCATCACCCCGGTGCCGGTGCCGACGCTGTTCGGCGGCACCGAACGATGCATGCTGATGACCTTCCATGACCAGACGCCGCTACGGCGGGTCGAGGAAATGCGCGCCGATTTCGTCGCCAATGCCAGCCATGAGCTGCGCACGCCGCTCGCCGCCTTATCGGGTTTCATCGATACGCTGCAGGGCCCGGCCAAGGATGATGCCAAGGCGCGCGAGCGCTTTCTCTCCATCATGCATGCGCAGGCAACGCGGATGGCGCGGCTGATCGACGACCTGCTGTCGCTGTCGCGGGTCGAGCTGTCGGCGCATGTCCGCCCGGAAGCTTGTGTCGATATCGTGCCGATCATTCGTCAGGTCGCCGACGGGCTGGAGCCGTTGGCCAGGGAACGCCAGGTCGCGATCGAGATCGATCTGCCGGAGACGCCGGTCGCGATTGCGGGCGATCGCGAGGAACTGCTGCGGCTGTTCGAGAACCTGATCGAGAACGCGCTCAAATATGGCGCGTCCGGCGGGAGGGTGATCGTCTCGCTGAATCAGGTCGCCTCGGGAGAGGGCGCGCCGGAAGTGCGCGTCACGGTCCGCGATTTCGGCCCGGGCATTGCGCCCGAGCATCTGCCGCGGCTGACCGAACGCTTCTACCGGGTCGATGTCGGCGACAGCCGCGCGCAGGGTGGTACCGGGCTCGGTTTATCCTTGGTGAAACACATTGTTAACCGCCATCGCGGCCGGCTGTTGATCGAAAGCGTGCCGAAAAACGGCGCCACCTTTACCGCCTGTTTTCCCCCGGCGAAGCCGAGGCCCGAAGCCTGA
- a CDS encoding arsenate reductase (azurin) small subunit gives MSRCDRMVDVGRRKFLGGAGLAAAGAAATTIVSTQVKAAPPAARVDYPSNRLANIGDLKLNEPVNVSYPDGDAPGVLLKLGKKVPGGVGADGDIVGFSIVCPHKGFPLSYNAADKTMNCPGHYSRFDCEAGGQQAWGQATQNLPQYVLRVDDKGDIYAEGVDELLYGRLSNVL, from the coding sequence ATGTCGCGATGCGATCGCATGGTCGATGTCGGCCGCCGAAAATTCCTGGGCGGCGCAGGTCTTGCCGCCGCCGGTGCAGCCGCCACCACAATCGTTTCGACGCAAGTCAAAGCCGCCCCGCCCGCCGCGCGCGTCGACTATCCCTCAAACCGGCTCGCCAATATCGGTGATCTCAAGCTTAACGAGCCGGTGAACGTCTCTTATCCCGACGGAGATGCGCCGGGCGTACTTTTGAAGCTCGGCAAGAAAGTACCGGGCGGCGTCGGTGCGGATGGCGACATCGTGGGCTTCTCGATCGTATGCCCGCACAAGGGATTTCCGCTCAGCTACAATGCGGCCGACAAAACGATGAACTGCCCAGGGCATTACTCACGCTTCGACTGCGAGGCTGGCGGCCAGCAGGCCTGGGGCCAGGCAACGCAGAATCTCCCGCAATACGTGCTTCGTGTGGACGACAAGGGTGACATCTACGCCGAAGGCGTGGATGAGCTGCTCTACGGCCGTCTTTCCAATGTGCTCTGA
- a CDS encoding polysaccharide deacetylase family protein, which yields MKLLRNTVIRAGLEALYFSGAHHLLRPIFAGVGIIFMLHHVRPRRDGEFQPNHHLEVEPEFLRAMLAHLRALDVDIVTMDEVHQRLQKRNFARRFACFTLDDGYRDNRDCALPVMREFDAPLTVYVTSDFAEGAGRLWWVALEKAIANTTSIEVPIGGTAIRLDTSTPAAKQAAFDRVHDWLRRLPGEHDLQREISALCTRHDVDESLIARDLCMSWEELKAFADDSLVTIGAHTITHCNLARQSEETVWLELTESRARIEAKLQRPVLHLAYPYGDRIAAGQREFALAKAAGFKTAVTTRPGMIFPESAGHMTALQRVSLNGNYQDARIIPVLTSGAATAMWNGFRRIDAA from the coding sequence ATGAAACTGCTTCGCAACACCGTCATTCGGGCCGGGCTGGAAGCGCTGTACTTCTCCGGAGCGCACCACCTGCTGCGACCAATCTTCGCAGGAGTCGGCATCATTTTCATGCTGCACCACGTCCGTCCGCGCCGCGATGGCGAGTTTCAGCCCAATCATCATCTCGAAGTCGAGCCGGAGTTCTTGCGCGCGATGCTCGCGCATCTTCGCGCGCTCGACGTCGACATCGTCACCATGGACGAGGTGCATCAGCGACTCCAGAAGCGGAATTTCGCGCGGCGCTTTGCCTGCTTCACCCTCGACGACGGCTATCGTGACAACCGCGATTGCGCTTTGCCGGTGATGCGTGAGTTTGACGCGCCCCTCACCGTTTACGTCACGAGCGATTTCGCCGAAGGCGCCGGAAGGTTATGGTGGGTCGCGCTCGAAAAGGCGATCGCCAACACTACCTCGATCGAAGTCCCGATCGGCGGCACAGCAATCCGCCTCGATACCTCGACGCCGGCAGCCAAGCAGGCCGCCTTTGACCGCGTGCACGACTGGCTGCGTCGACTGCCGGGCGAGCACGACCTGCAGCGCGAAATCTCCGCGCTATGCACGCGCCATGATGTCGACGAGTCTCTCATCGCCCGCGATCTCTGCATGTCCTGGGAGGAATTGAAGGCGTTCGCGGACGATTCCTTGGTGACGATCGGCGCGCATACGATCACGCATTGCAATCTGGCGCGGCAGAGCGAAGAGACCGTTTGGCTCGAACTGACCGAAAGCCGCGCGCGGATCGAAGCCAAGTTGCAGCGGCCGGTGCTTCATCTCGCCTATCCCTATGGCGACCGGATCGCCGCGGGCCAGCGCGAATTCGCCCTGGCGAAGGCGGCGGGATTCAAGACGGCAGTCACGACGCGGCCGGGCATGATCTTCCCCGAAAGCGCCGGCCACATGACCGCGCTGCAGCGGGTCTCCCTCAACGGCAACTACCAGGACGCACGGATCATCCCGGTCCTGACCTCCGGCGCTGCCACCGCGATGTGGAACGGCTTTCGCCGCATCGACGCGGCGTAG
- a CDS encoding ArsR/SmtB family transcription factor translates to MRKSMLAAASHASFVPTGSQLTEPHAISALAALAQPTRLAIFKLLIKHEPVGITAGVIAETIGAPHNTLSTHLAILVRAGLLRAARDGRTIVYRSDVEGMQSLLQFLVNDCCNGHPELCNMFDGPTEGACCAPSSSKAAGRRKAKRMQSATRARKR, encoded by the coding sequence ATGCGCAAATCCATGCTGGCTGCCGCAAGTCACGCCAGCTTCGTCCCCACCGGCAGCCAACTGACCGAACCCCACGCCATCTCCGCGCTCGCTGCGCTGGCGCAGCCGACACGTCTTGCTATCTTCAAGCTGCTGATCAAACACGAACCAGTTGGCATTACGGCAGGCGTGATCGCCGAAACGATCGGTGCACCGCACAATACGCTCTCCACGCATCTGGCCATTTTGGTGCGGGCGGGATTGCTGCGCGCGGCCCGGGATGGTCGCACCATAGTTTACCGCTCGGATGTCGAGGGAATGCAGTCGCTTCTCCAATTCCTGGTCAACGATTGCTGCAATGGTCATCCCGAGCTTTGCAACATGTTTGATGGACCGACTGAGGGCGCTTGCTGCGCACCTTCATCAAGCAAGGCCGCAGGCCGGAGGAAGGCAAAAAGGATGCAATCGGCGACCCGCGCCCGAAAGAGGTAA
- a CDS encoding OmpA family protein has translation MRGLFKWSSKWWPGVIPLVVCWAIAAWTSTEPLEIDLAQRSAAALKGTILDKRRISVEGRDVTLAADAFSEDGRQSAVASVEAVPGVRLVNDATRLVPEARPFVWSAERDVVRVTLSGSSPLPASKGRLMEAARASLGGVEVVDRTTLARGAPPRFDNAALLLIDQIGKLKDGKITLSDTTVSLSGMARELGGREAIAAALKNLPEGFSIASNEVKAPPYIFQAYKDPVAVTLTLTGNVPDNNVHAALVAAAGRKFFSEKVVDNLKTSIGAPAGFANAVVPALGALSRLSTGTLVVSDREVKLSGDALYEAAASQIRAGLGKDFPQGWQFKPEISVKPAAAPVDATVCQQLFTELLGKARIRFESGKADIVADSAGLLDRLIETALRCPAANIEIAGHTDTDGDEAANQALSERRAQAVADYLVKAGLPANRFSAVGYGSTQPIAGNESDQGKAQNRRIDFVVK, from the coding sequence ATGCGCGGACTTTTCAAGTGGAGTAGCAAATGGTGGCCGGGTGTCATTCCGCTGGTCGTCTGTTGGGCTATCGCGGCGTGGACGAGCACCGAACCGCTGGAAATCGACCTGGCGCAGCGTTCGGCGGCGGCCCTCAAGGGCACCATCCTCGATAAGCGGCGGATCTCGGTCGAAGGCCGCGACGTGACCCTGGCCGCAGACGCATTCTCGGAAGACGGCCGGCAGAGTGCGGTGGCTTCGGTGGAAGCGGTGCCGGGCGTGCGTTTGGTTAACGACGCAACCCGGCTCGTTCCCGAAGCCAGGCCGTTCGTCTGGTCGGCTGAACGCGACGTGGTCCGGGTAACGCTATCGGGCAGTTCGCCCCTGCCGGCGAGCAAGGGCCGGCTGATGGAGGCGGCTCGCGCCAGCCTCGGCGGTGTCGAGGTGGTCGACCGGACGACTCTTGCGCGCGGGGCGCCGCCTCGTTTCGACAATGCCGCGCTGTTGCTGATCGACCAGATCGGCAAGCTGAAGGACGGCAAGATCACGCTGTCGGACACCACGGTCAGCCTGTCCGGCATGGCACGCGAACTCGGCGGCCGCGAAGCGATTGCCGCCGCGCTGAAAAATCTGCCCGAGGGCTTTTCGATCGCGTCCAACGAGGTCAAGGCACCGCCTTACATTTTCCAGGCCTACAAGGATCCCGTCGCGGTAACGCTGACGCTGACCGGCAACGTGCCCGACAACAACGTCCACGCCGCGCTGGTGGCGGCGGCGGGGCGCAAGTTCTTCAGCGAAAAAGTCGTCGATAACCTCAAGACGAGCATCGGCGCGCCCGCAGGCTTCGCCAACGCGGTGGTACCCGCGCTCGGCGCGCTGTCGCGGCTGTCGACCGGTACGCTCGTCGTCTCCGACCGCGAGGTGAAGCTGTCGGGTGATGCGCTCTATGAAGCCGCCGCCAGTCAGATCCGCGCCGGCCTCGGCAAGGACTTTCCGCAGGGCTGGCAGTTCAAGCCGGAAATCTCGGTCAAGCCGGCCGCGGCGCCGGTGGATGCGACGGTCTGCCAACAATTATTTACCGAACTGCTCGGCAAGGCCCGGATCCGCTTCGAATCCGGCAAGGCCGACATCGTCGCCGATTCCGCCGGTCTGCTCGATCGCCTGATCGAAACCGCGTTGCGCTGTCCGGCCGCCAATATCGAGATCGCCGGACATACCGATACCGACGGCGACGAGGCGGCCAACCAGGCGCTGTCCGAGAGGCGCGCGCAGGCGGTCGCCGACTATCTGGTCAAGGCGGGATTACCCGCCAACCGGTTCAGTGCGGTCGGCTACGGCTCGACGCAGCCGATTGCGGGTAACGAGAGCGACCAGGGCAAGGCGCAGAACCGCCGTATCGATTTCGTGGTGAAGTGA
- a CDS encoding SDR family oxidoreductase: MFKNLFSLNGRVALVTGGSRGIGKMIAAGFLAQGAAKVYITARKAGPCEATAKELTAAYDGECIALPIDISTVEGCEKLASEIIKLEPKLDILVNNAGAAWGAEFDEFPESGWDKVMNLNVKSLFFLTKALAKPLRAAASPDRPAKVINIASIDGIFVNPTETYSYAASKAAVIHLTRRMAAKLIKDNINVTAIAPGAFASDMNRAARDQADAVAKRVPARRIGTDEDMAGVAIYLASRAGDYVVGNTIAVDGGVVYATAGSEIAG; the protein is encoded by the coding sequence ATGTTCAAGAATCTTTTCTCGCTCAACGGCCGCGTCGCGCTGGTGACAGGCGGCTCGCGCGGCATCGGCAAGATGATCGCGGCCGGATTTCTCGCGCAGGGCGCGGCGAAGGTTTACATCACCGCGCGCAAGGCAGGTCCCTGCGAGGCGACCGCCAAAGAACTCACCGCCGCCTATGACGGCGAATGCATCGCGCTGCCGATCGACATCTCGACCGTCGAAGGCTGCGAAAAGCTGGCATCCGAAATCATCAAGCTGGAGCCGAAGCTCGACATCCTCGTCAACAATGCCGGCGCGGCGTGGGGCGCGGAATTCGACGAATTCCCGGAAAGCGGCTGGGACAAGGTGATGAACCTCAACGTCAAGTCGCTGTTCTTCCTGACCAAGGCGCTGGCGAAACCGCTGCGCGCGGCGGCCTCGCCCGATCGTCCCGCCAAGGTGATCAACATCGCCTCCATCGACGGCATCTTCGTCAACCCGACGGAGACCTATTCCTATGCCGCAAGCAAGGCTGCGGTGATCCACCTGACGCGGCGCATGGCGGCCAAGCTGATCAAGGACAATATCAATGTCACCGCGATCGCGCCGGGCGCCTTCGCATCGGACATGAACCGCGCCGCGCGCGACCAGGCCGACGCGGTGGCAAAACGCGTTCCGGCGCGGCGCATCGGCACCGATGAGGACATGGCGGGTGTGGCGATCTACCTCGCCTCGCGGGCCGGCGACTATGTAGTCGGCAACACGATCGCGGTCGACGGCGGCGTGGTGTATGCGACCGCGGGGAGTGAGATTGCGGGGTAG